In Sporichthya polymorpha DSM 43042, a genomic segment contains:
- a CDS encoding transposase: protein MVQVRRRRRMRSKARWQLTSVMPNTNRAEADLIGREKRNGASPKVVRIEVGEVTIRAPYDRTGTFEAKMARRLGMAPLDRGSAC from the coding sequence GTGGTGCAGGTTCGCCGGCGGCGCAGAATGCGCTCGAAGGCGAGGTGGCAGCTCACCTCGGTGATGCCGAACACGAATCGCGCCGAGGCTGACCTGATCGGCCGGGAAAAACGGAACGGGGCGAGCCCGAAGGTAGTCCGCATCGAGGTCGGTGAAGTCACCATCCGGGCCCCTTACGATCGGACCGGCACGTTCGAGGCGAAGATGGCGCGCCGGTTAGGCATGGCGCCCCTCGACCGTGGCAGCGCGTGCTGA